A single Streptomyces sp. Edi2 DNA region contains:
- a CDS encoding alpha/beta hydrolase, with the protein MTLLHVHDYGGDGPQLVLLHAYGRSLTDWDASAALLSSGHRVLAVDLPGHGRSPGISPWTIPTVVQDIADTLDARGVPEAVAVGHSLGGLVAVEYARANPDRTRAAVNLDGFWWGRDYPGAEKANEGLLASVGVIAPPEYIEEQVLNCARFGIPADRAEAAARAAARPLPDGRWQTLPERAAAREIVDELHRLGALGVTAWLDGVGRPLLVVQAGRELPPAPGMEWFGEFRARFAQEVSDELAVLSRTRPTVSVDRIDATHPMTMETPEAVATVVAGFVRGLPG; encoded by the coding sequence ATGACACTCCTACACGTTCATGACTACGGGGGCGATGGCCCTCAACTGGTTCTCCTGCACGCTTACGGAAGGTCGCTCACCGACTGGGACGCCTCAGCCGCGCTGCTCTCCTCCGGCCACCGTGTCCTCGCCGTCGACCTTCCCGGGCACGGCCGCTCTCCCGGTATCTCCCCCTGGACCATCCCCACCGTGGTGCAGGACATCGCGGACACACTCGACGCGCGGGGCGTGCCGGAGGCCGTAGCGGTGGGCCATTCCCTCGGCGGCCTGGTCGCCGTCGAATACGCCCGGGCGAACCCGGACCGTACCCGTGCCGCCGTGAATCTCGACGGCTTCTGGTGGGGACGCGACTACCCCGGCGCCGAAAAGGCGAATGAGGGGCTGCTGGCGTCAGTCGGGGTCATCGCGCCACCCGAGTACATCGAGGAGCAGGTCCTCAACTGCGCCCGGTTCGGGATTCCCGCGGACCGCGCGGAGGCCGCTGCCCGCGCGGCCGCCCGCCCGTTGCCCGACGGCAGGTGGCAGACACTGCCGGAACGGGCGGCGGCGCGGGAGATCGTCGACGAACTCCACAGGCTCGGCGCGCTCGGTGTCACCGCATGGCTGGACGGAGTCGGCCGCCCACTGCTGGTGGTACAGGCCGGCCGGGAGCTACCGCCTGCGCCTGGTATGGAGTGGTTCGGCGAATTCAGGGCCCGGTTCGCACAAGAGGTTTCCGACGAGCTGGCCGTGCTCTCCCGCACCCGGCCGACGGTCAGTGTCGACCGGATCGACGCCACCCACCCCATGACCATGGAGACTCCGGAAGCGGTGGCGACGGTGGTCGCCGGGTTCGTTCGAGGACTGCCCGGCTGA
- a CDS encoding Asp/Glu racemase — protein MASFDFDRDREIWRWAPETVSLFIARTDPVTFSDNLELVSSLNRPGCVDRPTREVCAIGSQVVTYLCTACSFVGGAAGERALRQAMRTAGAPQALTSAGSVVAALRALEARRIAVVHPYEPPVGRRLHEYLTGEGLEVLSLTDLGLGSVHEIYDVSYEQVTAAVRSGVHPEADAVFISCTALPTYDLIAPLEEEFGKPVVTVNQATIWAALRAVGERAIGPRQQLLTV, from the coding sequence GTGGCTTCGTTCGACTTCGACCGGGACCGGGAGATCTGGCGCTGGGCACCGGAGACGGTGTCGCTGTTCATCGCGCGAACCGATCCTGTGACGTTCTCCGACAACCTCGAACTGGTCTCGTCCCTCAACCGCCCCGGCTGCGTGGACCGGCCCACCCGTGAGGTCTGTGCGATCGGCTCCCAGGTCGTCACCTACCTCTGCACCGCCTGCAGTTTTGTCGGGGGTGCCGCCGGCGAACGGGCACTTCGCCAGGCCATGCGCACCGCAGGTGCCCCCCAGGCGCTGACCTCGGCCGGGTCGGTGGTGGCGGCCCTGCGCGCGTTGGAGGCGCGGCGTATCGCCGTGGTGCATCCCTACGAGCCGCCGGTGGGCAGGCGGCTGCACGAGTACCTGACCGGTGAGGGACTGGAGGTGCTGTCCCTCACCGACCTCGGCCTGGGCTCCGTCCACGAGATCTACGACGTGTCCTACGAGCAGGTGACCGCGGCGGTCCGGTCCGGCGTCCACCCAGAGGCCGACGCCGTGTTCATCAGCTGCACGGCGCTGCCGACCTACGACCTCATCGCCCCCTTGGAGGAGGAGTTCGGCAAGCCCGTCGTCACGGTCAACCAGGCCACCATCTGGGCGGCCCTGCGCGCGGTGGGCGAGCGCGCCATCGGGCCCCGCCAACAACTACTGACCGTGTGA
- a CDS encoding class I SAM-dependent methyltransferase: MTQQPATSPYHSGLLSNDAHRERDRLESIQRSVDAFTTGILNGLPIEASWNCLELGAGTGSIAYWLAGRCPDGRIVAADLDARHLDADRAVNLEIQEADITREGYAPGSFDLIHARYLFCHLAERDHMVARAARWLSPGGWLVIEEPYHLPAGTSPFPVVQRILDAYQRTYREHGADMTWARALPALLARNTLTEVAFAGNLGCMGGLDQDRWLPLITQAAPTLLAGGLITEADLTEFATLLKDPAFIDIPQVTISAWGRRPGATPDTPA; encoded by the coding sequence ATGACACAGCAGCCTGCCACCAGCCCCTACCACAGCGGCCTGTTGAGCAACGACGCCCACCGGGAACGCGACCGCTTGGAGTCCATCCAACGCAGCGTCGACGCTTTCACCACCGGCATTCTCAATGGCCTTCCCATCGAAGCGTCCTGGAACTGCCTGGAACTGGGCGCGGGCACGGGCTCCATCGCCTACTGGCTCGCCGGACGCTGTCCGGACGGACGCATAGTCGCCGCCGACCTCGACGCCCGCCACCTCGATGCGGACCGGGCCGTGAATCTGGAGATCCAGGAAGCCGACATCACACGGGAGGGCTACGCACCCGGCAGCTTCGACCTCATCCACGCCCGCTACCTCTTCTGCCATCTCGCGGAACGCGACCACATGGTCGCGCGGGCCGCCCGCTGGCTCTCCCCCGGTGGCTGGCTCGTCATCGAAGAGCCCTATCACCTGCCGGCCGGCACCTCGCCCTTCCCTGTGGTCCAGCGCATCCTCGACGCCTACCAGCGCACCTACCGCGAACACGGCGCCGACATGACCTGGGCCCGGGCTCTGCCTGCCCTCCTCGCCCGGAACACACTGACCGAGGTGGCCTTCGCCGGAAACCTCGGCTGCATGGGCGGACTCGACCAGGACCGCTGGCTCCCGCTCATCACCCAAGCGGCCCCCACCCTGCTCGCCGGCGGCCTCATCACCGAGGCCGACCTGACCGAGTTCGCCACCCTGCTGAAAGACCCGGCGTTCATCGACATCCCGCAAGTCACCATCTCCGCATGGGGCCGCCGCCCCGGCGCCACCCCGGACACGCCGGCCTGA
- a CDS encoding SpoIIE family protein phosphatase produces the protein MSGNPGRFRRWLSRAPGRSAIPGIPPAGSSTGNQQGERPTETRGPAGASSHAGTAGPADTGDPAEDGGPAETGSPAEDGGPAEDQRPPEEERPASTGGPRHIRPSVTTRSVAREVFLLQLVLVVLLVAAAVVALVVQARRDTMTDAQHRTLAAAESFAHSWGLQEALNSDNPTAKLQPLAEAARKASGVDALIVYKLDGITLTHSDPRQIGKHVIGPYAEAARGKPFTRTFQGALGLSVVSAAPVKDASGRVVALVAAPVTVEKVQKSVNRQLPMFLGTAVVALALAGGGAWLVSRRLRRQTHGLGPAEMTRMYEHHDAVLHAVREGVLIVGRDGRLLLANDEARRLLDLPAEAEGRHVGDLGLDPRTAALLASDRTATDEVHLARDRLLALSKRSTTTHGAHQGSVVTLRDTTELRWLSGRAEVARERLRLLYDAGVRIGSTLNVVRTAEELAQVAVPRFADIVTVELLDPVLKGEEPAVAGTGLHRAALAGLAPDHPLHPVGELVRFAPDAALGAHMDRARSMVEPDLAGSTAWRSQDPERTRRILDHGVHSLAVVPLRARGVVLGLVDFWRSGSTPPFDDEDLSFAEELAGRAAVGIDNARRYTRERTMAMTLQRSLMPRGLPDQDILEVAHRYLPARAGVGGDWFDVIPLPGARVALVVGDVVGHGLHAAATMGRLRIAVHNFSALDISPDELLGHLDELVTRLDVQDEDGDEGPAITGATCLYVIYDSVSGRVTAATAGHPPPAVAYPDGTVEFLHPPVSPPLGLSTGLPFEATELSLPEGCRLVLYTDGLIENRSRDLDAGLEALRAALAGPDRTPEDTCATVMQSLLPTRSTDDVALLVARPRRLDPADVAEWDVPRDPAAVGPVRNACVRQLEDWGLQHIAYGTELVLSELITNAVRYGAEPIHVRLLHTRSTLISEVSDGSSTSPHIRQAKATDEDGRGLFLVAQFAEHWGTRYSPRGKTIWASQSIDPDALPPEEESPEDLLSRWEQPGE, from the coding sequence ATGAGCGGAAATCCGGGCCGATTCCGGCGTTGGCTGAGTCGCGCGCCCGGCCGTTCCGCCATTCCGGGCATTCCTCCTGCCGGGAGCAGCACCGGCAACCAGCAGGGGGAACGCCCAACGGAGACCCGAGGCCCTGCGGGGGCCAGCAGTCATGCAGGGACCGCCGGCCCTGCGGATACCGGAGATCCCGCAGAGGACGGCGGCCCCGCGGAGACCGGCAGCCCTGCGGAGGACGGCGGTCCCGCGGAGGACCAACGCCCCCCGGAGGAAGAACGCCCCGCGAGTACCGGAGGTCCGCGGCACATACGGCCCTCCGTGACCACGCGCAGCGTCGCCAGGGAAGTCTTCCTCCTGCAGCTGGTGCTCGTGGTGCTGCTGGTCGCGGCGGCGGTGGTGGCCCTCGTCGTCCAGGCCCGGCGGGACACCATGACCGACGCCCAGCACCGGACGCTCGCCGCCGCCGAGTCCTTCGCACACTCCTGGGGGCTCCAGGAGGCGCTGAACAGCGACAATCCGACCGCGAAACTCCAGCCGCTCGCCGAGGCGGCCCGGAAGGCCTCCGGCGTCGACGCCCTCATCGTCTACAAACTCGACGGGATCACCCTCACCCACAGCGACCCGCGGCAGATCGGCAAGCACGTCATCGGCCCGTATGCCGAGGCCGCCCGGGGCAAACCCTTCACCCGGACCTTCCAGGGTGCCCTGGGCCTCTCCGTGGTTTCCGCGGCCCCCGTCAAGGACGCCTCGGGCAGGGTCGTCGCCCTTGTCGCCGCACCGGTCACGGTGGAGAAGGTGCAGAAGTCGGTGAACCGGCAGCTGCCCATGTTCCTGGGCACCGCGGTCGTGGCGCTGGCTCTCGCCGGAGGGGGCGCGTGGCTGGTGAGCCGTCGGCTGCGCCGGCAGACCCACGGTCTGGGACCGGCCGAGATGACCCGGATGTACGAGCACCACGATGCGGTCCTGCACGCGGTACGGGAGGGTGTCCTCATCGTCGGGCGCGACGGGCGGCTACTGCTGGCCAACGACGAGGCACGGCGGCTGCTGGACCTGCCGGCGGAAGCGGAGGGACGCCATGTCGGCGACCTGGGGCTGGACCCCCGTACCGCCGCACTCCTGGCGTCGGACCGCACCGCCACCGACGAGGTGCACCTGGCCCGGGACAGACTGCTGGCCCTCAGCAAGCGGTCCACCACCACCCACGGAGCCCACCAGGGAAGCGTGGTGACCCTGCGTGACACCACCGAACTGAGGTGGCTGTCGGGGCGCGCCGAGGTGGCCCGGGAGCGGCTGAGACTCCTCTACGACGCCGGGGTACGGATCGGCTCCACGCTCAATGTCGTGCGCACGGCCGAGGAACTGGCGCAGGTGGCGGTCCCCCGGTTCGCCGACATCGTCACCGTCGAGCTGCTGGACCCGGTCCTGAAGGGCGAGGAGCCGGCCGTGGCGGGTACCGGGCTGCACCGGGCGGCCCTCGCCGGCCTGGCTCCGGACCATCCGCTCCACCCCGTCGGCGAGCTGGTCCGGTTCGCCCCGGACGCCGCGTTGGGTGCGCATATGGACCGGGCCCGCTCCATGGTGGAGCCGGACCTGGCCGGTTCCACCGCCTGGCGGTCCCAGGACCCGGAGCGCACCCGGCGGATCCTGGACCACGGGGTGCATTCCCTGGCGGTCGTACCGCTGCGCGCCCGGGGCGTGGTGCTGGGACTGGTGGACTTCTGGCGGTCGGGGAGCACTCCGCCCTTCGACGACGAGGACCTGTCCTTCGCCGAGGAGCTGGCGGGGCGGGCCGCGGTGGGCATCGACAACGCCCGGCGCTACACCCGCGAGCGCACGATGGCGATGACGCTCCAGCGCAGCCTGATGCCCCGCGGCCTGCCCGACCAGGACATCCTGGAGGTGGCGCACCGCTACCTTCCGGCCCGGGCCGGAGTGGGCGGTGACTGGTTCGACGTCATCCCGCTGCCCGGCGCCCGGGTGGCGCTGGTCGTCGGCGACGTGGTCGGCCACGGGCTGCATGCGGCGGCCACCATGGGCCGGCTGCGCATCGCCGTGCACAACTTCTCGGCCCTGGACATCTCGCCCGACGAGCTGCTGGGCCACCTGGACGAGCTGGTGACCCGCCTCGACGTCCAGGACGAGGACGGCGACGAGGGACCGGCGATCACCGGCGCCACTTGTCTGTACGTCATCTACGACTCCGTCTCGGGGCGGGTCACCGCCGCCACGGCCGGTCATCCGCCGCCGGCCGTGGCCTACCCCGACGGGACCGTGGAGTTCCTGCACCCTCCCGTCTCCCCGCCGTTGGGCCTGAGCACCGGCCTGCCCTTCGAGGCCACCGAGCTGTCGTTGCCGGAGGGCTGCCGGCTGGTGCTCTACACCGACGGGCTGATCGAGAACCGCAGCCGCGACCTGGACGCGGGGCTGGAGGCACTGCGTGCGGCCCTCGCCGGCCCGGACCGTACACCGGAGGACACCTGCGCCACCGTCATGCAATCGCTGCTGCCCACCAGGTCCACCGATGACGTCGCGCTGCTGGTGGCCCGGCCCCGGCGGCTGGACCCGGCCGACGTCGCCGAGTGGGACGTACCCCGCGACCCGGCGGCGGTGGGCCCGGTCCGCAACGCCTGCGTCCGCCAATTGGAGGACTGGGGTCTGCAGCACATCGCCTACGGCACCGAGCTCGTCCTCAGCGAACTGATCACCAACGCCGTTCGCTACGGCGCCGAGCCCATCCATGTGCGGCTCCTGCACACCCGCAGCACCCTGATCTCCGAGGTCTCCGACGGCAGCAGCACCTCCCCGCACATCCGCCAGGCGAAGGCCACCGACGAGGACGGCCGCGGCCTCTTCCTCGTCGCGCAGTTCGCCGAACACTGGGGCACCCGCTACTCCCCCAGGGGCAAGACGATCTGGGCCTCTCAGTCGATCGACCCCGACGCGCTGCCCCCGGAGGAGGAGTCACCGGAGGACCTTCTGAGCCGTTGGGAGCAGCCCGGAGAGTAG
- a CDS encoding extracellular solute-binding protein, which produces MLGLGACQESGPTRPVEPSRAESAAEAGGTAALIKAAKKEGRLNTIALPREWANYGGLIDGFEKKYGIKVVVDKPYDHSRQEIDAIRRYRGQKRAPDVVDVGDSFAQTAVRQNLLAPYRVAQFDQLPPEQKDAEARWYNNYGGYISIGCDAARVRTCPESFADLLQPEYKGLVAMHGDPTDAGSAFAAVYAAALANGGSFDNIRPGIDFFARLDKSGNYSRADPSPAAIAKGRTPISIEWDYLNLQHIDQLRGTRVKWKVSIPFDGSFSQYYAQAINKDAPHPAAARLWEEYLFSPEGQNLRLVDYARPVLMAVMAKNGTLDKALAARLPTVEGTPQFPTEAQLNKALRTVRENWAKAVGS; this is translated from the coding sequence GTGCTCGGTCTCGGTGCATGCCAGGAATCGGGACCCACCCGGCCGGTCGAGCCCTCCCGGGCCGAGTCCGCCGCGGAGGCGGGCGGGACGGCGGCACTGATCAAGGCGGCGAAGAAGGAGGGCAGGCTCAACACGATCGCGCTGCCACGCGAGTGGGCCAACTACGGCGGGCTGATCGACGGCTTCGAGAAGAAGTACGGCATCAAGGTCGTCGTCGACAAGCCGTACGACCACAGCCGCCAGGAGATCGACGCCATCAGGCGCTACCGCGGCCAAAAGCGCGCCCCCGACGTGGTCGACGTCGGGGATTCCTTCGCCCAGACCGCGGTGCGGCAGAACCTGCTGGCTCCCTACCGGGTCGCGCAGTTCGACCAGCTCCCGCCCGAGCAGAAAGACGCCGAAGCCCGCTGGTACAACAACTACGGCGGCTACATCTCCATCGGCTGCGATGCCGCCCGCGTCCGTACCTGCCCCGAGTCCTTCGCGGATCTGCTGCAGCCGGAGTACAAGGGCCTGGTCGCGATGCACGGCGATCCCACGGACGCGGGATCGGCCTTCGCCGCCGTATACGCGGCGGCACTCGCCAACGGAGGGTCGTTCGACAACATCCGGCCGGGCATCGACTTCTTCGCCCGGCTCGACAAGAGCGGCAACTACAGCCGGGCCGACCCCAGCCCGGCCGCGATCGCCAAGGGCAGGACACCGATCAGCATCGAGTGGGACTACCTCAACCTGCAGCACATCGACCAGCTCCGCGGTACGCGCGTGAAGTGGAAGGTCTCCATTCCCTTCGACGGCAGTTTCTCCCAGTACTACGCGCAGGCGATCAACAAGGACGCCCCCCACCCGGCCGCGGCGCGCCTGTGGGAGGAATACCTCTTCAGCCCGGAAGGCCAGAACCTCCGCCTCGTGGACTACGCCCGCCCGGTGCTGATGGCCGTCATGGCAAAGAACGGCACCCTGGACAAGGCCCTGGCCGCACGGCTGCCGACCGTCGAGGGCACACCCCAGTTCCCGACCGAGGCCCAGCTGAACAAGGCCCTGCGCACCGTCCGTGAGAACTGGGCCAAGGCCGTCGGCAGCTGA
- a CDS encoding aldo/keto reductase produces MTWETVRAGTAGTWLLGDCTVNRIGLGAMRLTGSAAFHQGTPRDRSQAIGVLRRAVDLGVNHLDTAAFYFSRLRSANELINSALAPYPDDLVIATKVGPARDASGEWSAPARPDQLRGQVEENLRQLGRDHLDVVNLRVMGQASISEDFGALAELRAAGLIRHLGVSNARPAHLAEAQAIAPVVCVQNRYGIDARAGEEMLHACAAHGLAFVPFFSLAGEGREAGAVRAEHAQILTVARAHGVSPSQVRLAWTLRQGKHVLAIPGTGNPDHLLDNLAAGALHLTEEELELLDAIDGTGPAPAPAPAPPVP; encoded by the coding sequence ATGACGTGGGAGACAGTGCGTGCCGGGACCGCAGGCACCTGGTTGCTCGGAGACTGCACGGTCAACCGGATCGGTTTGGGGGCCATGCGCCTGACCGGCAGCGCCGCCTTCCACCAGGGCACCCCGCGCGACCGCAGCCAGGCGATCGGCGTACTGCGCCGGGCGGTCGACCTCGGCGTCAATCACCTGGACACCGCGGCATTCTACTTCTCCCGGCTGCGCTCCGCCAACGAGCTGATCAACTCCGCACTGGCCCCGTACCCGGACGACCTGGTCATCGCCACCAAGGTCGGCCCCGCACGAGACGCGTCCGGTGAGTGGAGCGCCCCGGCCCGGCCCGACCAGCTGCGCGGCCAGGTCGAGGAGAACCTGCGCCAGCTCGGCCGCGACCACCTCGACGTGGTCAACCTCCGTGTTATGGGCCAGGCCTCGATCAGCGAGGACTTCGGGGCCCTCGCCGAGCTGCGTGCCGCCGGGCTCATCCGCCACCTCGGCGTCTCCAACGCCCGCCCCGCCCACCTGGCCGAGGCCCAGGCGATCGCCCCCGTGGTGTGCGTCCAGAACCGCTACGGCATCGACGCACGCGCCGGCGAAGAGATGCTCCACGCATGCGCCGCACACGGCCTCGCGTTCGTGCCCTTCTTCTCCCTCGCCGGTGAGGGACGCGAGGCAGGCGCCGTCCGCGCCGAGCACGCACAGATACTCACCGTCGCCCGCGCGCATGGGGTATCGCCGTCCCAAGTACGCCTGGCCTGGACCCTGCGGCAGGGCAAGCACGTCCTCGCCATCCCAGGAACGGGCAACCCGGACCACCTCCTCGACAACCTGGCGGCAGGCGCACTGCACCTCACCGAGGAAGAACTCGAACTCCTCGACGCGATCGACGGCACTGGACCCGCACCTGCACCTGCACCTGCACCGCCTGTGCCCTGA
- a CDS encoding STAS domain-containing protein → MPALPPQSAQPERVPVALTESDEQHAVLTFSGILDAQALPGLEELLNDRRLRQAGTWVWNMSGLERIGLACAYALLRAITHAPESVTVTARGARRAVQRTLRHAGLDTVVTIEE, encoded by the coding sequence GTGCCAGCCCTGCCCCCTCAGTCCGCCCAGCCGGAACGCGTACCGGTCGCGCTCACCGAGTCCGACGAGCAGCATGCTGTCCTGACGTTCTCCGGCATCCTGGACGCACAGGCTCTGCCCGGGCTGGAAGAGCTGCTCAACGACCGGCGCCTGCGGCAGGCAGGCACCTGGGTATGGAACATGAGCGGCCTCGAGCGCATCGGCCTCGCGTGCGCCTACGCCCTCCTCCGCGCTATCACCCACGCGCCGGAATCCGTCACCGTCACCGCCCGCGGTGCCCGCCGTGCCGTTCAGCGCACCCTCCGGCATGCCGGTCTCGACACCGTCGTCACGATCGAGGAGTAG
- a CDS encoding pyridoxamine 5'-phosphate oxidase family protein: protein MTSVDSRPSGPRSPEQRKREALARLARDNDVWVATADSTGEPCLVPLAFWWDGEMVWLSTRDTNPTGRNLCASGRVRLSFGHTRDLVLVHGTARMLTRDELPAEVGDAFAAKDGWDPRKDHPSYVFFQVTPKVLQAWGTVPEMAGRTLMRDGKWLV, encoded by the coding sequence ATGACATCAGTTGACTCTCGCCCCAGTGGACCCCGCAGCCCGGAGCAGCGCAAGCGCGAGGCGCTGGCACGGCTCGCGCGGGACAACGATGTATGGGTCGCCACGGCCGACAGCACCGGCGAGCCCTGCCTCGTTCCACTTGCCTTCTGGTGGGATGGGGAGATGGTGTGGCTGTCCACCCGCGACACCAATCCGACCGGGCGAAACCTGTGTGCCTCGGGCCGGGTTCGGCTCTCCTTCGGCCATACCCGGGATCTGGTCCTGGTCCACGGCACCGCGCGCATGCTGACCCGCGACGAGCTTCCGGCCGAGGTGGGCGACGCCTTTGCCGCGAAGGACGGCTGGGACCCTCGCAAGGACCACCCGTCGTACGTCTTCTTCCAGGTCACCCCGAAGGTGCTGCAGGCGTGGGGAACGGTTCCCGAGATGGCCGGACGGACCCTGATGCGTGACGGGAAGTGGCTGGTCTAG
- a CDS encoding DUF1254 domain-containing protein codes for MSHSENLTAEELAALAAEAYIFAYPLVTMELTKRQMTTPGSTAVGGAPFNTFAHMPVTPDASFEGVVSPNADTLYSLAWLDLSAGPVTLAVPETHERYYLLPMYDAWTNVFAVPGTRTTGSGAAEFVIVGPDGHSEVPDGVERIDAPTNLVAIIGRTQVNGRDDCPAVHAVQAGYRVLPLDTTPVAPADAAPGPVDLVTAPVDQVAQLDPSTFLAMAAHLMAANPARPADAPVLQRIARLGVVPGKPFDWDGLSPEGQQAVAAGMSEGLARIEAEGRSPQGVAHNGWVLTYGNGEYGTDYLRRAAITMIGLGANLPQDAIYPMARTDGDGEPLDGRHRYVLHFDAGTTPPVDAFWSLTMYNDRQFFVDNPLDRYTIGDRDALRFNPDGSLDLVIQHESPGSELEANWLPAPAGSFNLMLRLFGPLQSVLDRSWLPPAVRRVS; via the coding sequence GTGTCCCACAGTGAGAATCTGACGGCCGAGGAACTTGCTGCACTGGCCGCCGAGGCGTACATCTTCGCGTACCCCCTGGTGACCATGGAGTTGACCAAGCGCCAGATGACTACTCCCGGTTCCACCGCGGTCGGCGGTGCTCCGTTCAACACCTTTGCGCACATGCCGGTCACCCCGGACGCTTCCTTCGAGGGCGTGGTGAGCCCGAACGCCGACACTCTGTACTCGCTCGCCTGGCTGGACCTGTCGGCCGGTCCCGTCACACTCGCCGTGCCCGAGACGCATGAGCGGTACTACCTGCTGCCGATGTATGACGCGTGGACCAATGTCTTCGCCGTTCCGGGAACCAGGACGACCGGTAGCGGAGCCGCCGAGTTCGTGATCGTCGGACCGGATGGGCACAGCGAGGTGCCGGACGGGGTGGAGCGCATCGACGCCCCCACCAACCTCGTGGCCATCATCGGCCGCACCCAGGTGAACGGCCGGGACGACTGCCCCGCGGTACACGCCGTGCAGGCCGGATACCGTGTCCTGCCCCTCGACACCACCCCTGTTGCTCCCGCGGACGCAGCCCCGGGGCCGGTGGATCTGGTGACCGCACCGGTGGACCAGGTCGCACAGCTGGATCCGTCGACGTTCCTCGCGATGGCTGCTCATCTCATGGCGGCCAACCCGGCACGGCCCGCCGACGCTCCCGTCCTGCAGCGCATCGCACGACTCGGTGTGGTCCCCGGGAAGCCGTTCGACTGGGACGGTCTCTCTCCCGAGGGTCAACAGGCCGTTGCTGCGGGAATGTCCGAAGGCCTCGCCCGGATCGAGGCCGAAGGCCGGAGCCCGCAGGGGGTCGCCCACAACGGCTGGGTCCTCACGTACGGCAACGGCGAGTACGGCACCGACTACCTGCGGCGGGCCGCCATCACCATGATCGGTCTCGGCGCCAACCTGCCGCAGGACGCGATCTACCCGATGGCCCGGACCGACGGCGATGGTGAGCCGCTGGACGGCCGCCATCGCTACGTCCTGCACTTCGATGCGGGCACCACCCCGCCGGTCGACGCCTTCTGGTCGCTGACCATGTACAACGACCGGCAGTTCTTCGTCGACAACCCGCTGGACCGGTACACCATCGGAGACCGCGACGCCCTGCGGTTCAACCCGGACGGCTCGCTGGACCTGGTCATCCAGCACGAGTCCCCGGGATCGGAACTGGAGGCCAACTGGCTCCCCGCGCCCGCCGGTTCGTTCAACCTGATGCTGCGCCTGTTCGGCCCCCTGCAGTCCGTCCTCGACCGCAGCTGGCTCCCGCCGGCCGTCCGCCGCGTCTCCTGA
- a CDS encoding AraC family transcriptional regulator, whose protein sequence is MELLVRSTNLNGYLGLVRSLDADPVSLVRSVGLDPADLADQDSWVPISAAAELLERTAQATRCHDFGLRLAEVSRFSNIGPVGLAAREEPDVRSALALLIQYLHLYNEALQAHITETNGLAKVSMSLDLDTSATRRRQAMELLVGVCHHLLRNLIAPEWNPVSVHFTHAAPADLTTHHRALGPTIAFEQDVTAVSLYATDLDAPNRLSDPQLALYTRQLLRDIPTRHTAPLPDRARRIIEALLPTGRCSIGQLARALDVDARTVQRHLARTGDTYCSLLDAVRTDLARRHVARRNHPLTEVAGLLGFSGPAAFSRWFHTRFGTSPSTWRTAIRTTGAPPPPEVRPAARDCRTRG, encoded by the coding sequence ATGGAATTGCTCGTACGGAGCACCAACCTGAACGGCTACCTCGGCCTCGTCCGCTCCCTGGATGCCGACCCCGTATCACTGGTGCGATCGGTCGGACTGGACCCGGCAGACCTTGCGGACCAGGACAGTTGGGTTCCCATATCCGCGGCCGCCGAACTCCTCGAGCGCACCGCGCAGGCAACCCGCTGTCACGATTTCGGCCTGCGCCTCGCCGAGGTGAGCCGCTTTTCCAACATCGGCCCTGTAGGCCTCGCGGCGCGCGAGGAACCGGACGTCCGCAGCGCCCTCGCACTGCTCATCCAGTACCTGCACCTCTACAACGAAGCCCTGCAGGCTCACATCACCGAGACCAACGGTCTGGCGAAGGTTTCCATGAGCCTCGATCTCGACACATCCGCCACGCGACGCCGCCAGGCGATGGAATTGCTGGTGGGTGTGTGCCATCACCTCCTCCGCAATCTGATCGCCCCGGAATGGAACCCCGTCTCCGTCCACTTCACCCATGCCGCCCCGGCGGACCTCACCACCCACCACCGGGCCCTGGGCCCCACCATCGCCTTCGAGCAGGACGTCACCGCCGTATCCCTGTACGCCACCGACCTCGACGCCCCCAACCGCCTGTCCGATCCCCAACTGGCGCTCTACACACGCCAGTTGCTGCGGGATATCCCGACGCGCCATACCGCCCCGCTACCGGACCGGGCCCGGCGGATCATCGAAGCGCTCCTTCCCACCGGACGCTGCTCCATCGGACAACTCGCCCGGGCCCTCGACGTCGATGCCCGCACCGTCCAACGCCACCTCGCGCGTACGGGCGACACCTACTGCTCGCTCCTCGACGCGGTACGCACCGACCTCGCACGCCGCCATGTCGCACGACGGAACCACCCCCTCACCGAGGTCGCCGGCCTGCTCGGCTTCTCCGGCCCCGCTGCCTTCTCCCGTTGGTTCCACACCCGATTCGGAACCAGCCCCAGCACCTGGCGCACCGCCATCCGAACCACCGGAGCCCCGCCACCGCCAGAGGTTCGGCCTGCTGCTCGCGACTGTCGCACCCGCGGCTGA